In Parasteatoda tepidariorum isolate YZ-2023 chromosome 8, CAS_Ptep_4.0, whole genome shotgun sequence, the DNA window TTAGATTAATTGattttagcaaatatatttagcacacttttaaaaaagttgtactGAAGTAAGATTATTATCggtgaactttttattttgagaaataccTCAAATTGCGTATTAAAGAATATAGACATAGCTTGATATGCATGTTAGTTGAAATGAATATACCTCTAAACAAAATGCccgttttaaaatatgaatataggttgaatgtttaacgtttaaaaaatagattaaggATCATTCAAAGcggatacaattttttttaaaaagcgcttTTCAGACAGTCTATTTCcttaaatacacattttgagctatggccattttataaaacaacattTCAAACTATGTTCATTTGAGTAGTGTCCATCTTTTCACATGTGCGTAccaagtagtttttattttcttcaataacgCGCTTTTTGAGctgtatccattttttttaaacgcgtGACGAGCCATACGCGAAAAGAACAATATTCTCCGTTCATTTTGACTGAGATATCACAATGTTagataagaacaaaaaatatctaactggaataaataaattatttaaataacagatTTCGCTAAACTGAGACTCGTAAAATTTGATCAAAGTTGCATTGCTTTAAAGAGTATTTTGCCTAATATACAACGAAGAGCCAtcacattatgaccaccctgctaataacatgtaggaccacctttagccctcaaaactacTAGCatccgccgtggcattgattccacaaagtgctgataggtagtttgaggtatctggtaccaagcactcaccaactggtcctgcaattccctcacattgtgaggaggtagcgtggcagcacgaatttggtttaccaagtaggaccacaaatgctctattggattaaggtcaggtgaatttgggggccaagacatgacttgaaagtcactggaatgttcctcgaaccaatccatgacgattcgaccttTATGAcgtggtgcattatcctgttggtaaacaccattccccgcaggaaaaactgttgccatgaatgagTGAACCTGGtttgcaactatgttcaagtagcttacagacgtcagggattgttctatgaggattattggtcctaatgtgccccatgaaaacattgttcatgggtgagaaaccatgaaaacctgggtgagcccattgttattgatggagggtggtcataatgtaatggctcttcggtgtataaagCTTATAGTTACATTAGTTTcccaaaattaattagttttattgttatGGTCTCAATAGATCTACACCGATGCGCTGTCGGCGACTAGTATtcctttaattaattgaaagtcCACAAAAGGGCAATATTTGAGAGTTGTATGcgaacaaaagataaaaaaaagtatgattcaGATAATTTATTGCCTTATGAAATAAGTTAggatctgaataaaaaaaaattaaataaataaatattataagcaaagagtaaatagtttttacttataGTCCTTTGATCGATGCATTACATCTCTCCTGAAGTTTTACTCAGGTTGACTTAAAACACTGGAAACAAAAAAACTCTTAACTAGTTAAAAtactagattaaaaaaattaataagaaaaaacttattttgaaatttcagaacCCGTTAGTGACCAGTTTATTTTTGTGAACGATTTGAAAAATGCATAGTGGGCAGTTTTTAACTGCGATTCGATTATTCGATTTCATGTCTGTGTGGTTAGAACCGAGCAATCGAACTTTTAACTACCTTCTGATTCGCTAgagcagtggtttccaactcgcatcccgggggccgcatccggccagtgaagcctttttttgtggctcgcgaactaaaatatattagttgtcatttttttgcgaactatcttcgtaaaaaatttatatgggtttaaaatacttttctcgttaataaaaacctaatttcttcgtttctgtgaatcTATCAAACAACggtgtagaaaaaaattatttctcaggttttgcacccaataaaatatttattcaaatacaaaaataatcgtgtatgttgctcttttttatttcattttttgtattttgtgaatataatttagcatgcgtgaatcagaaattttctcgaagaaatactctgttttaactttttgaaaccactccttttggacgaaaatatttacacacacatttgtaaattttaaatttaaattcctattctctggtggttgcagcagacaaacctcaattttgtcattaaacattatgtgtgctactatgtaagttttaatatcaacctttttaaagttttatatctcaacaattagatatctgttgcgcattaattgtttaatacatgggtgtacattaaagttattgtaacccgaattttttaatatgNTATAATTTCTGGTAAAGCAAGAAGCttactggaatgttcctcgaaccaatccatgacgattcgacccttatgacatggtgcattatcctgatGGTAAGCACCAACCcctgcaggaaaaactgttgccatgaatgagtgaacctggtctgcaactatgttcaagtagtttacagacgtcagggactattctatgaggattatgggtcctaatgcgccccatgaaaacattgttcctgggtgagaaaccatgaaaacctgggtgagCCCATTGTAATAGATAGAGGGttgtcataatgtaatggctcttcggtgtataaagTTTATAGTTAGATTGGTTTcccaaaattaattagtttgatTGTTATGGTCTCCATAGATCTACACCGATGGGCTGTCGGCGACTAGTATTCCTTTAACCAATTGCAAGTCCACAAAAGAGCAATATTTGAGAGTTGTATGCgagcaaaagataaaaaaaagtatgattcagataatttattcccttttgaaataagttaggatctgaatgaaaaaaaaattaaatattataagcaaagagtaaatagttttaacttATAGTCCTTTGATCGATGCATTACATCTCTCCTGAAGTTTTACTCAGGTTGACTTAAAACACTGGAAACAAAAAAACTCTTAACTAGTTAAAAtactagattaaaaaaattaataagaaaaaacttattttgaaatttcagaacCCGTTAGTGACCAGTTTATTTTTGTGAACGATTTGAAAAATGCATAGTGGGCAGTTTTTAACTGCGATTCGATTATTCGATTTCATGTCTGTGTGGTTAGAACCGAGCAATCGAACTTTTAACTATCTTCGGATTCGCTAgagcagtggtttccaactcgcatcccgggggccgcatccggccagtgaagcctttttttgtggctcgcgaactaaaatatattagttgtcatttttttgcgaactatcttcgtaaaaaatttatatgggtttaaaatacttttctcgttaataaaaacctaatttcttcgtttctgtgaatcTATCAAACAACggtgtagaaaaaaattatttctcaggttttgcacccaataaaatatttattcaaatacaaaaataatcgtgtatgttgctcttttttatttcattttttgtattttgtgaatataatttagcatgcgtgaatcagaaattttctcgaagaaatactctgttttaactttttgaaaccactccttttggacgaaaatatttacacacacatttgtaaattttaaatttaaatatctattctctggtggttgcagcagacaaacctcaattttgtcattaaacattatgtgtgctactatgtaagttttaatatcaacctttttaaagttttatatctcaacaattagatatctgttgcgcattaattgtttaatacatgggtgtacattaaagttattgtaacccgaattttttaatatgcaattaaatatttttaaaaatctacttcttattttaatttgtaattcaatacttttgttctGTATAACGTGGTAAAAACCTGACAGTAacatttaatgttccttcaaacataaaagagacctacataaaattttgatgaagttgcggcccgccatttgatttgtgtttttaattgtggctcCCGACTTCATGTAAGTTGGGAACCCCTGCGCTAGAGCATTCAAATCCACAATAGCGCTCTGTACAACCAATGGCAATgcaagtttcattcgttttctGAACACAATAAACAGATTTTATAGCGATGTTATCACCAAAGAGTATTTAGCATCAATAGAAATTTCAACTAGTTGgagcacttttaatttttattggaacATTAGATCGTTAGTATCAgaagtttcaattgcttttatactgttaataaaaattatttacgatCCTAGTGCATTTCAAGAGAATCACTTACTATAATTCCACCTCTGTCAATATGCATGGGTTTCCAAATACTTAACACGTATACTTAGTGCCGTGATTCATCGAAAAAGCAGCATTATTACACTTCTATTTATTCCATTCAGGTCAGTGAGCGACCACATTATCTCTCTGTGAAAGaactgagggtgtgcggtatcgatcctcgttaaactgttccatcGTAAAGTACTTGATTTTAcagtcgtcgggctaccaaagtggGGGACCCATTCTTTCTGCAGAggttcaaaattgtgatggcatgtctcaGGAACAATCACTAATAGCTTATTGAGAacaccgaccactgtgctgacgtaaaaatatcctcagtcgtaGACGGGTCATGCGTTAGAgtacccttgccgtcaggctaaccatggggggttttcgtggtcttcctttaAATGTAACacgaatgcgggttagttccatcaaaaagtcctccacgaaggcaaatttctataaatactagatataggagttcccttgtcttctggattgggttcgaaattacaaggttacggaattgaacattagttgtcgtaaacccacaATTGAGTTggcttttcaacgacggttatgaaacaaaataccCTATTGAGAGTCGTGTAGGCTCAGGGTATaaagcattcgccttccaatgtggtgaaccgggctcgaatcccagcaatgactggtGGATACGAATTCGCACCCAGTGCACCGTCaacagtgctgaagtaaaatatccgcagtgatagacggatcatgggttagagtatttttgcgtcaggctaacagtgggaggttttcgcggttttcctctccatgtaacgcaaatgcgggttagttccatcaaaaagtcctccacacaggaaaatttctcccaatatttgatccaggagcttccttgtcttctggtttgggttcaaaattacaaggctacggagttgaacattggtagtcgtaaacccaatattgggtcggctgttcaacgatggttatgaaataGCCAATCGAACAGCTCTAGTTCGATGTAAACATAGTActactacaactactttttctattgggtctaaaaaaagaacaaatatacttttttctattCCAGACCTTTTATGATAGCCTCTTCTTTGAAATTTCTCTGCATTTATATTCTTGTGCTTGGAGTTATGCAAATTTTCGTGAAATGTGCGGCTAACAAGCTAGATTCATCTTGGGACATCAGAGAAGAACCAAAACTTGGAGATATTTATCTCACAGTTCCTTCCGAAAGTGAAGAAGACATATTTCCGAATTCAGAAGAAGAAATTATACCTACAGAAACTATGACCGTCGCTGCGGATGAATTCATCGGGCTTCCCACAGCAAGTTATGAAGAAAACAACTATGTGACGGAAGATACTACCACATCCGAGAGCTCTTCATCTGTTACCCTGAGTTGGGCAGAATTATTCatgattttgcaaaaaaaggcCTTTCCTTCAGAAGCAAAAACTTTGCATCACTCGTCGCAGCATTCCCTTACGATGTCCACTACTGAATCTCGTGAATCTATTGCAAGCACTGAAGTTTTAAATGATGTTCAAACCATCGTGGACAATCTTCTGAAGTACAATCGTGAAACTGGAGAGCAATTAGTGAAGTTGAAGAAAGCCCTTCTCacgtaaataaaatgtttttttaatctatttgttaCCATATTCATGCCATATCATAATGATATATCACGCCATATCATTATGATATATTAAGCCATATCATATTCATAATGAttactcttaatatatataactTTAGAATCCTAGTAGGAAAGGAagtcatagaaaaaaaaaaagctatgcaCATTTGTGATAATTAacttaatgagaaataaaaaactaaaaactttacCAACATAGACCAACCATTTTTAAGCTTGTGTAGAAAAAAATCTGGGAGCAAAATTACCACAAACatcatataataaatagtttggaatgcatttttgcttttttactaGGTACCTCGGTACTTTTCAGCTAGAAGGatgcaaagaaatttaactttttattatttttattttattaaatttttgtagtgAACATCCATTTTATccagtgttttattttattttataaccagcgttgaacagccgacccaaaatACATGGAAAAACTAGTCTAGAGGACTACTTCATGGAGCTAAACCGCATTTACGTTAtgtggagagaaaaaccacgatcGCTTCCATGGTCAGCCCGACGACAAGGGgattccaacccatgatccgtctatcactgaagatattttacgtcaccgCTGTGGTCTGTGATAGctaggagcagaattcgtacaAACCAGCCAcagctgggattcaaacctggatTATCTCATTGGGAGGCGTACGCTCTATCTGAGTCACCACGGATCTTTGTTCAgtgtctaaaaattaaaaaaatggtttaaaaaaaagttagcagAGTCTACATTTTTTGGTGACTTATCGCTTGCGCCCGGTTAACCGAAAAGAACCGGAACCCCAATTTGTTTCAGAcgattttaatcactttttaaagattttttttcagtaaatttaagagaaacagtttttttttttaaaaaaatgaacgggaacatcattttaaaagacttatcagaaaaattaacattctatACATAGAGTTCATAATACgaatttaaattaggaaaatctAGCGTTTTCTAAACGTTACTTTACTCAATAAAATCACTCGATaggtttgttttattaataactcACTCACTCAACATGTCCGCTTG includes these proteins:
- the LOC122269413 gene encoding uncharacterized protein; its protein translation is MQIFVKCAANKLDSSWDIREEPKLGDIYLTVPSESEEDIFPNSEEEIIPTETMTVAADEFIGLPTASYEENNYVTEDTTTSESSSSVTLSWAELFMILQKKAFPSEAKTLHHSSQHSLTMSTTESRESIASTEVLNDVQTIVDNLLKYNRETGEQLVKLKKALLTSRKQGKKTPRIKIKINAQAPVRIKTEYVNGKNVLSKGIISVLKTTPNHQTVNKKEKLEKQETTIIGPPLEQETSGELEKARKQFIKKGAIFLRHAWNRFLTQKLKHSLRNEELETDN